A window of Cryptomeria japonica chromosome 3, Sugi_1.0, whole genome shotgun sequence contains these coding sequences:
- the LOC131080067 gene encoding uncharacterized protein LOC131080067 translates to MQWKTHPANCVGVITTNEDIVAAILEKAKEQNAESVYLATDGWIRGPKAQMLLANVIRTLYTERINVAGLWKMEGIPNFSDGTYLDSKELGLNKSCKMKANQMVSFIEQEMCLRAKVFLGSGESTWSSSVFCTRLATRKASELITSSNRQESNTNEYIIEKLV, encoded by the exons atgcagtggaAAACACATCCTGCAAATTGCGTGGGGGTAATAACCACAAATGAGGACATTGTTGCTGCAATACTTGAAAAGGCAAAGGAACAAAATGCAGAGTCAGTGTATCTTGCAACAGACGGATGGATAAGAGGTCCCAAGGCCCAAATGTTACTTGCTAAC GTGATCAGAACACTTTACACAGAAAGAATAAATGTTGCAGGTCTGTGGAAAATGGAAGGAATTCCAAACTTCTCAGATGGTACTTATCTGGACTCCAAAGAATTGGGACTGAACAAGTCTTGTAAAATGAAAGCAAATCAAATGGTGTCCTTTATTGAGCAGGAAATGTGCTTAAGAGCCAAAGTTTTTCTAGGGAGTGGAGAATCCACATGGAGTTCATCAGTATTCTGCACAAGACTAGCAACCAGAAAAGCCTCTGAGCTAATCACAAGTAGTAATAGACAAGAAAGTAATACGAATGAGTATATTATAGAGAAACTTGTCTGA